A genomic region of Streptomyces diastaticus subsp. diastaticus contains the following coding sequences:
- a CDS encoding ATP-dependent helicase encodes MARSALDTFSPATRNWFAGAFPAPTAAQEGAWSAIGEGSDVLVVAPTGSGKTLAAFLSALDSLASAPPPAESRKRCRVLYVSPLKALAVDVERNLRSPLTGIRQEAVRLGLPEPEVRVGIRSGDTPAAERRSLATRPPDILITTPESLFLMLTSSAREALAGVETVILDEVHAVAGTKRGAHLALSLERLDELLPKPARRIGLSATVRPVDEVARFLSPRRRVESVQPASGKEFDLSVVVPVEDLGELGGSPVTDEGAGERPSIWPHVEERITDLIQSHRSTIVFANSRRLAERLCNRLNEIAYERATGETMPEDHSPAELMGAASSASGAPPLIARAHHGSVSKEQRSQVEEDLKAGRLPAVVATSSLELGIDMGAVDLVVQVESPPSVASGLQRVGRAGHQVGAVSTGVVFPKYRGDLVQSAVVTERMREGRIEALRVPSNPLDVLAQQIVAMTAMDTWQFDDLLALARRAAPFASLPESAFTAVLDMLAGRYPSDAFAELRPRVVWDRVAGTVTGRPGAQRLAVTSGGTIPDRGLFGVFLAGADPKKGGGRVGELDEEMVYESRTGDVFTLGTTSWRIEDITRDRVLVSPAPGVPGRLPFWKGDQLGRPLELGRALGAFVREVGALPEEDARLRLLTAGLDGWAADNVLSYLKEQREACGHIPDDRTVVVERFRDELGDWRVVVHSPFGAQVHAPWALALGARLSERYGMDAQVMHADDGIVLRLPDADLLGLDLLDEGASGAGTAFDAEQAPVGAQDVTFDKGEIEQIVTDQVGSSALFASRFRECAARALLLPRRSPGKRTPLWQQRQRASQLLQVASEFGSFPIVLEAVRECLQDVFDVPGLTELMGDLEARRVRLVEVTTPEASPFARSLLFGYVAQFLYEGDSPLAERRAAALSLDSRLLSELLGQAELRELLDPEVLAELERELQWRTEDRRIKDAEGVADALRVLGPLTSAELAERGADPAWARELAAARRVIEVRIASVEHWAAVEDAGRLRDALGVALPVGVPEAFTEPVRDPLGDLLARYARTHGPFTAAAAAERFGLGRAVTEGALERLGASGRVVQGEFHPSGVGQEWCDATVLRRLRRRSLAALRQELEPVEPTALARFLPPWQHLGGQGLRGLDGLVRAVEQLQGASVPASALEKLVLPSRVAQYHPAMLDELTATGELLWAGSGSLPGKDGWVSLHLAENAPLLLPPPHPLELTPLHRSVLDALAGGYGLFFRQIADQVRGADPAVSDQALADAIWELTWSGRLTNDTAAPLRALLGSGRTAGSTAHRARRSVPRGRFGALATAPRTASRTGPPTVAGRWSLLPPLEPDPTLRAHALARALLDRHGVVTRGAVAAEGVEGGFLAMYRVLSAFEDSGQARRGYVVEGLGAAQFAMDGAVDRLRASATAAERESGGPPRQALVLAAADPANAYGAALPWPEPPTGAGHKPGRKAGAMVVLVDGELAMYMERGGKTLLAWPSTSLDDPSAPDPRLEGAAHALAGSAAGGSLGTVTVERVNGEPALTSPVGAHLENAGFHATPRGLRLRGGR; translated from the coding sequence ATGGCACGCTCAGCGCTCGACACGTTCTCCCCGGCGACCCGGAACTGGTTCGCCGGGGCCTTCCCGGCGCCCACCGCCGCCCAGGAGGGGGCGTGGAGCGCCATCGGCGAGGGTTCGGACGTGCTGGTGGTGGCGCCGACCGGGTCCGGCAAGACGCTGGCCGCGTTCCTCTCCGCACTGGACTCGCTGGCGTCCGCTCCCCCGCCCGCCGAGTCCCGCAAGCGCTGCCGTGTGCTGTACGTCTCCCCGCTGAAGGCGCTCGCCGTCGACGTGGAGCGCAATCTGCGCAGCCCGCTGACGGGCATCCGGCAGGAGGCGGTGCGACTGGGGCTGCCGGAGCCAGAGGTGCGGGTCGGCATCCGCTCGGGCGACACCCCGGCGGCGGAGCGGCGCTCGCTGGCGACGCGGCCGCCGGACATCCTCATCACCACACCCGAGTCGCTCTTCCTCATGCTGACCTCCTCGGCGCGCGAGGCGTTGGCGGGCGTGGAGACGGTCATCCTCGACGAGGTGCACGCGGTGGCGGGCACCAAGCGCGGCGCGCATCTGGCGCTCTCCCTGGAGCGGCTGGACGAGCTGCTGCCGAAGCCGGCCCGGCGCATCGGGCTGTCGGCGACGGTCCGGCCGGTGGACGAGGTGGCACGGTTCCTGTCGCCGCGGCGCCGGGTGGAGAGCGTCCAGCCGGCGTCGGGCAAGGAGTTCGACCTGTCGGTGGTGGTGCCGGTGGAGGATCTCGGCGAGCTGGGCGGCTCGCCGGTGACCGACGAGGGCGCGGGCGAGCGCCCCTCGATCTGGCCGCACGTCGAGGAGCGCATCACCGACCTGATCCAGTCGCACCGCTCGACCATCGTCTTCGCCAACTCCCGGCGCCTCGCCGAGCGCCTGTGCAACAGGCTGAACGAGATCGCCTACGAGCGTGCCACCGGCGAGACCATGCCGGAGGACCACTCCCCCGCCGAGCTGATGGGCGCCGCCTCGTCGGCCTCGGGGGCGCCCCCGCTGATCGCCCGCGCGCACCACGGTTCGGTCTCCAAGGAGCAGCGGTCCCAGGTGGAGGAGGATCTGAAGGCGGGCCGGCTGCCCGCCGTGGTGGCCACCTCCAGCCTGGAGCTGGGCATCGACATGGGCGCGGTGGACCTGGTGGTGCAGGTCGAGTCGCCGCCGTCGGTGGCGTCGGGGCTCCAGCGGGTGGGGCGGGCGGGGCACCAGGTCGGCGCGGTCTCCACGGGCGTGGTCTTCCCGAAGTACCGGGGTGACCTCGTGCAGTCGGCGGTGGTGACGGAGCGGATGCGGGAGGGGCGGATCGAGGCGCTGCGGGTCCCGTCGAACCCGCTGGACGTCCTGGCCCAGCAGATCGTCGCGATGACCGCGATGGACACCTGGCAGTTCGACGACCTGCTGGCGCTGGCGCGGCGGGCCGCCCCGTTCGCCTCGCTGCCGGAGTCGGCGTTCACCGCCGTTCTGGACATGCTCGCGGGCCGCTATCCCTCGGACGCCTTCGCCGAGCTGCGGCCCCGCGTGGTCTGGGACCGCGTCGCGGGGACCGTGACGGGCCGCCCGGGGGCGCAGCGGCTGGCCGTCACCTCCGGCGGCACCATCCCCGACCGCGGCCTGTTCGGCGTCTTCCTGGCGGGCGCGGACCCGAAGAAGGGCGGCGGCCGGGTCGGTGAGCTGGACGAGGAGATGGTCTACGAATCGCGTACCGGCGACGTCTTCACCCTGGGGACGACCTCGTGGCGGATCGAGGACATCACCCGCGACCGGGTGCTGGTCTCCCCGGCTCCGGGTGTGCCGGGGCGGCTGCCGTTCTGGAAGGGCGACCAGCTGGGGCGTCCGCTGGAGCTGGGCCGGGCGCTGGGCGCGTTCGTCCGCGAGGTGGGGGCGCTGCCCGAGGAGGACGCCCGGCTGCGGCTGCTCACCGCCGGCCTGGACGGCTGGGCCGCGGACAACGTCCTGTCGTACCTCAAGGAGCAGCGCGAGGCGTGCGGGCACATCCCGGACGACCGGACGGTGGTCGTGGAGCGGTTCCGGGACGAGCTGGGTGACTGGCGAGTGGTGGTCCACTCGCCGTTCGGCGCCCAGGTGCACGCGCCGTGGGCGCTGGCGCTGGGCGCGCGGCTGAGCGAGCGGTACGGCATGGACGCCCAGGTGATGCACGCCGACGACGGGATCGTGCTGCGGCTGCCGGACGCGGACCTCCTCGGCCTCGACCTGCTGGACGAGGGCGCGTCGGGTGCGGGTACGGCGTTCGACGCGGAGCAGGCCCCGGTCGGCGCCCAGGACGTCACCTTCGACAAGGGGGAGATCGAGCAGATCGTCACCGACCAGGTGGGCAGCTCGGCGCTGTTCGCCTCACGGTTCCGGGAGTGTGCGGCGCGCGCGCTGCTGCTGCCGCGCCGCAGTCCCGGCAAACGCACTCCGTTGTGGCAGCAGCGGCAGCGGGCCTCCCAGCTGCTCCAGGTGGCGAGCGAGTTCGGTTCGTTCCCGATCGTGCTGGAGGCGGTCCGCGAGTGCCTCCAGGACGTTTTCGACGTGCCCGGCCTCACCGAGCTGATGGGTGATCTGGAGGCGCGCCGCGTCCGCCTGGTCGAGGTCACCACGCCGGAGGCGTCCCCCTTCGCCCGCTCCCTCCTCTTCGGGTACGTCGCGCAGTTCCTCTACGAGGGCGACTCGCCGCTGGCCGAGCGGCGGGCGGCGGCGCTGTCGCTCGACTCGCGGCTGCTCTCCGAGCTGCTGGGCCAGGCCGAGCTGCGTGAACTGCTGGACCCGGAGGTCCTGGCAGAGCTGGAGCGGGAGCTCCAGTGGCGCACCGAGGACCGGCGGATCAAGGACGCCGAGGGCGTCGCCGACGCGCTGCGGGTGCTGGGCCCGCTGACCTCGGCGGAGCTGGCGGAGCGTGGCGCCGACCCGGCGTGGGCGCGGGAGCTGGCGGCGGCCCGGCGCGTCATCGAGGTGCGGATCGCCTCGGTGGAGCACTGGGCGGCGGTCGAGGACGCCGGGCGGCTGCGCGACGCCCTCGGCGTGGCCCTGCCGGTCGGCGTCCCGGAGGCGTTCACGGAGCCGGTGCGGGACCCGCTCGGTGACCTCCTGGCCCGGTACGCCCGCACGCACGGCCCGTTCACGGCCGCGGCGGCGGCGGAGCGGTTCGGCCTCGGCCGGGCGGTCACCGAGGGCGCGCTGGAGCGGCTCGGCGCGAGCGGCCGGGTCGTGCAGGGCGAGTTCCACCCCTCGGGCGTCGGCCAGGAGTGGTGCGACGCGACGGTGCTGCGCCGGCTGCGCCGCCGTTCGCTGGCCGCGCTGCGGCAGGAGCTGGAGCCGGTGGAACCGACGGCGCTGGCCCGCTTCCTGCCGCCGTGGCAGCACCTGGGCGGGCAGGGTCTGCGCGGGCTGGACGGGCTGGTCCGCGCGGTGGAGCAGCTCCAGGGGGCGTCGGTGCCGGCCTCCGCGCTGGAGAAGCTGGTGCTGCCGTCCCGGGTGGCGCAGTACCACCCGGCGATGCTCGACGAACTGACGGCCACGGGGGAACTGCTGTGGGCGGGCAGCGGCTCGCTCCCCGGCAAGGACGGATGGGTCTCCCTCCACCTCGCGGAGAACGCGCCGCTGCTCCTGCCGCCGCCGCACCCGCTGGAGCTGACGCCCTTGCACCGGTCGGTGCTGGACGCGCTGGCCGGAGGGTACGGTCTGTTCTTCCGTCAGATCGCCGACCAGGTCCGCGGCGCCGACCCGGCCGTGTCCGACCAGGCGCTGGCGGACGCGATCTGGGAGCTGACCTGGTCGGGCCGGCTCACCAACGACACGGCGGCCCCGCTCCGCGCCCTCCTCGGTTCCGGCCGCACCGCCGGGTCCACGGCGCACCGGGCGCGTCGCAGCGTCCCCCGCGGCAGGTTCGGCGCTCTGGCCACCGCGCCGCGCACGGCTTCGCGGACGGGCCCGCCGACGGTGGCGGGCCGCTGGTCCCTGCTGCCGCCGCTCGAACCGGACCCGACGCTGCGGGCCCACGCTCTGGCCCGCGCCCTCCTCGACCGGCACGGAGTGGTCACGCGGGGCGCGGTGGCGGCGGAGGGCGTCGAGGGCGGCTTCCTCGCCATGTACCGCGTGCTGTCGGCCTTCGAGGACAGCGGGCAGGCCCGTCGGGGTTACGTGGTGGAGGGGCTGGGCGCGGCCCAGTTCGCGATGGACGGCGCGGTGGACCGGCTCCGCGCCTCCGCGACGGCCGCCGAGCGGGAGAGCGGCGGCCCGCCCCGGCAGGCCCTGGTCCTGGCGGCGGCCGACCCGGCCAACGCGTACGGTGCGGCCCTCCCCTGGCCGGAGCCGCCGACCGGGGCCGGACACAAGCCGGGCCGCAAGGCAGGCGCGATGGTGGTGCTGGTCGACGGCGAGCTGGCCATGTACATGGAGCGTGGCGGGAAGACCCTGCTGGCCTGGCCCTCCACCTCCCTGGACGACCCTTCGGCCCCCGACCCCCGTCTGGAGGGGGCCGCGCACGCCCTGGCCGGGTCGGCCGCCGGCGGTTCCCTCGGCACGGTCACGGTGGAACGCGTCAACGGCGAGCCCGCGCTGACCTCACCGGTCGGCGCCCATCTGGAGAACGCGGGCTTCCACGCGACGCCCAGGGGACTGCGGCTGCGCGGGGGGCGATGA
- a CDS encoding AzlD domain-containing protein, which produces MTVWVAIALTTVGCYAWKLTGLLVPAGALERPVVRRLAALVPVALLAALTAQQTFAQGTSLTLDARAAGLAAAGIALLLRAPFLVVVGAAVVVTAGLRALTG; this is translated from the coding sequence ATGACCGTCTGGGTCGCCATCGCGCTCACCACCGTCGGCTGCTACGCGTGGAAGCTCACCGGCCTGCTCGTCCCCGCCGGAGCCCTGGAACGCCCCGTCGTCAGGCGGCTCGCCGCCCTGGTCCCGGTGGCCCTGCTCGCCGCCCTCACCGCCCAGCAGACCTTCGCCCAGGGCACCTCGCTCACCCTCGACGCCCGCGCGGCGGGACTGGCGGCCGCCGGGATCGCGCTGCTCCTGCGCGCCCCGTTCCTCGTCGTGGTGGGCGCCGCCGTCGTCGTCACGGCCGGGCTGCGCGCCCTCACCGGCTGA
- a CDS encoding DUF3046 domain-containing protein, with protein MRLTVFWELMADHFGAGYAETFARDHVMTELGGRTVHQALDAGWEAKDVWRAVCTAMDVPAERR; from the coding sequence ATGCGGTTGACGGTTTTCTGGGAACTCATGGCGGACCACTTCGGCGCGGGCTACGCCGAGACGTTCGCCCGCGACCACGTCATGACCGAACTCGGCGGGCGCACCGTGCACCAGGCGCTCGACGCGGGCTGGGAGGCGAAGGACGTCTGGCGGGCGGTCTGCACCGCCATGGACGTCCCCGCCGAGCGCCGCTGA
- a CDS encoding TetR/AcrR family transcriptional regulator: MPRAGLTPERLTRAGAELADEVGFDQVTVSALARRFDVKAASLYSHVRNSQDLKTRIALLALAEMADRAADAVAGRAGKDALAAFADAYREYAREHPGRYAAARFRLDPRTAAAGAGVRHSQMTRAILRGYDLTEPDQTHAVRLLGSVFHGYVSLEASGGFSHSPPDSGESWRRIVDSLDALLRNWPAEP; this comes from the coding sequence ATGCCCCGCGCAGGTCTCACCCCCGAGCGCCTCACCCGGGCCGGGGCGGAGCTGGCCGACGAGGTCGGTTTCGACCAGGTGACCGTCTCCGCGCTGGCCAGACGGTTCGACGTGAAGGCCGCGAGTCTCTACTCCCACGTGAGGAACTCGCAGGACCTCAAGACGCGCATCGCCCTGCTCGCCCTGGCGGAGATGGCCGACCGCGCGGCCGACGCCGTGGCCGGCCGGGCGGGCAAGGACGCGCTGGCCGCCTTCGCCGACGCGTACCGGGAGTACGCCCGCGAGCACCCCGGGCGGTACGCGGCGGCCCGGTTCCGCCTCGATCCGCGGACGGCGGCGGCCGGCGCGGGCGTCCGGCACTCCCAGATGACCCGGGCGATCCTGCGGGGCTACGACCTGACGGAGCCCGACCAGACCCATGCCGTGCGGCTGCTGGGCAGTGTCTTCCACGGCTACGTCAGCCTGGAGGCGTCCGGCGGCTTCAGCCACAGCCCCCCGGACTCCGGGGAGAGCTGGCGGCGGATCGTCGACTCCCTCGACGCGCTGCTCCGCAACTGGCCCGCCGAGCCCTGA
- a CDS encoding helix-turn-helix transcriptional regulator, whose translation MERQDETDERAGRDGQDSRGTAREWARHWSWEPLPGLDLLRARYIRHTFPRHSHEGYTLGAVTHGVERVELPGTTLHAGPGTLVMVNPEVAHAARAGAPEGWAYATLYPSLALVREVADATGHPPGTPAFDRPIADDPRSGGLVRAVHRAVEQGDALAADTLLRVLLARLLSLYGTTAPQAAAASAGHRTAERARLLLEERLTDPPSLEQLAQAVGSSPFAVLRAFKAAYGMPPHTWLTDARVRRARTLLQTGVTPAETATAVGFTDQPHLNRHFTRIVGVTPGAYRRARGAG comes from the coding sequence ATGGAACGGCAGGACGAGACGGACGAGCGGGCCGGGCGGGACGGCCAGGACAGCCGGGGCACCGCCCGTGAATGGGCCCGGCACTGGAGCTGGGAGCCGCTGCCCGGCCTCGACCTGCTGCGCGCCCGCTACATCCGCCACACCTTCCCCCGCCACAGCCACGAGGGCTACACCCTCGGCGCCGTCACCCACGGCGTGGAGCGCGTCGAACTGCCCGGCACCACCCTGCACGCCGGGCCCGGCACCCTCGTCATGGTCAACCCGGAGGTCGCCCACGCCGCTCGCGCGGGCGCCCCCGAAGGCTGGGCGTACGCCACCCTCTACCCCTCCCTCGCCCTGGTCCGCGAGGTCGCCGACGCCACCGGGCACCCGCCCGGCACCCCCGCCTTCGACCGGCCGATCGCCGACGACCCCCGCTCCGGCGGCCTGGTGCGCGCCGTGCACCGCGCCGTCGAACAGGGCGACGCCCTCGCCGCCGACACCCTCCTGCGCGTCCTGCTCGCCCGCCTCCTCAGCCTCTACGGCACCACCGCGCCGCAAGCCGCCGCGGCCTCCGCCGGCCACCGCACCGCCGAACGCGCACGGCTCCTCCTGGAGGAGCGGCTCACCGACCCGCCCTCCCTGGAACAGCTCGCCCAGGCCGTCGGCTCCAGCCCCTTCGCGGTACTGCGCGCCTTCAAGGCCGCCTACGGCATGCCCCCGCACACCTGGCTCACCGACGCCCGGGTCCGCCGGGCCCGCACCCTGTTGCAGACCGGTGTCACCCCCGCCGAGACCGCCACCGCCGTCGGCTTCACCGACCAGCCGCACCTCAACCGCCACTTCACCCGCATCGTCGGCGTCACCCCGGGGGCCTACCGCAGGGCCCGCGGGGCGGGGTGA
- a CDS encoding AI-2E family transporter, with product MSSTDESASPDDHPATGPVTEPDRPPEASVMPRWLPRAMVLALALVAAFQLGTWAFHQLTSLLINILIAFFLALAVEPAVSWMAARGMRRGLATATVFLGLLVASAGFVTLLGSMLAGQIVDMVEDFPEYLDSVISWINQTFHTDLSRLEVQDSLVHSDWLRRYVQNSATGVLDISAQLLGGLFQLLTLTLFAFYFAADGPRLRRALCSVLPPARQAEVLRAWEIAVDKTGGYLYSRGLMALISGVAHYVLLQWLGVPYAPALAVWVGLVSQFIPTIGTYLAGALPMLIAFTVDPWYALWVLGFVVVYQQFENYMLQPKLTAKTVDIHPAVAFGSVIAGTALLGAVGALIAIPAVATLQAFLGAYVRRYDVHDEARVSGHRRRAPGPVLVRVRKALRLPNEETAGPDVITPAEPLPGEEGGATRADPAEGSGDDRPEGRG from the coding sequence GTGTCATCGACAGACGAGAGCGCGAGCCCCGACGACCACCCCGCCACCGGCCCCGTTACGGAGCCCGACCGACCGCCCGAGGCGTCGGTCATGCCGCGCTGGCTGCCGCGAGCCATGGTGCTCGCGCTGGCTCTCGTCGCCGCCTTCCAACTGGGCACCTGGGCGTTCCACCAGCTCACCTCGCTGCTGATCAACATCCTGATCGCCTTCTTCCTGGCCCTGGCCGTGGAGCCGGCGGTCAGCTGGATGGCGGCCCGAGGGATGCGCCGCGGCCTCGCCACCGCCACCGTCTTCCTCGGCCTGCTCGTCGCGAGCGCCGGGTTCGTGACCCTGCTCGGCTCGATGCTGGCCGGGCAGATCGTCGACATGGTCGAGGACTTCCCCGAGTACCTCGACTCCGTCATCAGCTGGATCAACCAGACCTTCCACACCGACCTGTCCCGCCTGGAGGTCCAGGACAGCCTGGTCCACTCCGACTGGCTGCGGCGGTACGTGCAGAACAGCGCCACCGGCGTCCTGGACATCTCCGCCCAGCTCCTCGGCGGCCTCTTCCAGCTGCTGACCCTGACCCTCTTCGCCTTCTACTTCGCCGCCGACGGGCCCCGCCTGCGCCGCGCCCTGTGCTCGGTCCTGCCGCCCGCCCGCCAGGCCGAGGTCCTGCGCGCCTGGGAGATCGCCGTCGACAAGACCGGTGGCTACCTCTACTCGCGCGGCCTCATGGCGCTGATCTCCGGCGTCGCCCACTACGTCCTGCTCCAGTGGCTCGGCGTGCCCTACGCCCCGGCCCTCGCCGTCTGGGTCGGTCTGGTCTCCCAGTTCATCCCCACCATCGGCACCTACCTGGCCGGCGCCCTGCCGATGCTCATCGCCTTCACCGTCGACCCCTGGTACGCCTTGTGGGTGCTGGGCTTCGTCGTCGTGTACCAGCAGTTCGAGAACTACATGCTCCAGCCGAAGCTGACCGCGAAGACGGTCGACATCCATCCGGCCGTCGCCTTCGGCTCCGTCATCGCGGGCACCGCCCTCCTCGGCGCCGTCGGCGCCCTGATCGCCATTCCCGCCGTCGCCACCCTCCAGGCGTTCCTCGGCGCCTACGTGCGCCGCTACGACGTCCACGACGAGGCCCGCGTCAGTGGCCACCGGCGCCGGGCACCGGGCCCCGTCCTGGTACGGGTCCGCAAGGCGCTGCGGCTCCCCAACGAGGAGACCGCGGGCCCGGACGTCATCACCCCGGCGGAGCCGCTCCCCGGTGAGGAGGGCGGCGCGACCCGGGCGGACCCCGCCGAGGGGTCGGGTGACGACCGGCCGGAGGGCCGTGGTTAG
- a CDS encoding SGNH/GDSL hydrolase family protein, with protein sequence MHTEADRTPVTTPLTDDLVRGALELEHTGRGVLPHRLPGWARAQNTDGQLAMAEAQPAGVRLVFRTRATAVALETLPTKRVYVGAPPRPDGLYDLVVDGRLVDQATASGGDTLTIDMTAGTFETVPGPPGTVRFAELPAGVKDVEIWLPHNEATRLVALRTDEPVAPVPKSGRRTWLHHGSSISHGSDAASPSTTWPALAASLGGAELVNLGLGGGALLDPFTARTLRDTPAGLISVKVGINLVNADLMRLRAFTPAVHGFLDTIREGHPTTPLLVITPVLCPIHEDTPGPSAPDFSTVGEGRLQFKAAGDPAERAAGKLTLNVVREELTRIVRQRSADDPHLHLLDGRELYGEADVAELPLPDQLHPDAATHRRMGERFAALAFGPEGPFGTGA encoded by the coding sequence ATGCACACCGAAGCCGACCGGACGCCGGTCACCACCCCGCTCACCGACGACCTCGTGCGCGGCGCCCTGGAGCTGGAACACACCGGGCGCGGCGTCCTGCCGCACCGGCTGCCCGGCTGGGCCCGCGCGCAGAACACCGACGGCCAGCTCGCCATGGCCGAGGCCCAGCCCGCCGGCGTCCGGCTGGTCTTCCGCACCCGCGCCACCGCCGTCGCCCTGGAGACGCTGCCGACCAAGCGGGTGTACGTGGGCGCTCCGCCCCGGCCCGACGGACTGTACGACCTCGTGGTCGACGGCCGTCTCGTCGACCAGGCGACCGCGTCCGGCGGCGACACCCTCACCATCGACATGACGGCCGGCACCTTCGAGACGGTGCCCGGCCCGCCCGGCACGGTGCGGTTCGCCGAGCTGCCCGCCGGCGTCAAGGACGTCGAGATATGGCTGCCGCACAACGAGGCGACGCGACTGGTCGCCCTGCGTACGGACGAGCCCGTCGCGCCCGTTCCGAAGAGCGGACGGCGCACCTGGCTGCACCACGGTAGTTCGATCAGCCACGGCTCCGACGCCGCGAGCCCGTCCACCACCTGGCCCGCGCTGGCCGCCTCGCTGGGCGGCGCGGAGCTGGTCAACCTGGGACTGGGAGGCGGCGCCCTGCTGGACCCGTTCACCGCCCGCACGCTGCGCGACACACCCGCCGGCCTGATCAGCGTCAAGGTGGGCATCAACCTCGTCAACGCGGACCTGATGCGGCTCCGGGCCTTCACCCCGGCCGTCCACGGCTTCCTCGACACGATCCGCGAGGGCCATCCCACCACCCCGCTGCTGGTGATCACCCCCGTGCTGTGCCCCATCCACGAGGACACCCCCGGGCCCAGCGCCCCGGACTTCAGCACTGTCGGGGAGGGCCGCCTCCAGTTCAAGGCCGCGGGCGACCCGGCGGAGCGGGCCGCCGGGAAGCTCACCCTGAACGTCGTCCGCGAGGAGCTGACCCGTATCGTGCGGCAGCGGTCGGCCGACGACCCGCACCTGCACCTGCTCGACGGCCGGGAACTGTACGGGGAGGCGGACGTCGCCGAGCTGCCGCTGCCCGACCAGCTCCACCCGGACGCGGCCACCCACCGCCGCATGGGCGAGCGGTTCGCGGCCCTCGCCTTCGGCCCGGAAGGGCCGTTCGGCACGGGAGCCTGA
- a CDS encoding dihydrofolate reductase family protein yields MTRIIADISVSLDGFVTGPGPGPDNGLGTGGEALHTWAFSEDPEDRRVLGEATARSGAVVLGRRLFDVVDGARGWDEKTGYGAGEAGRPAFVVVTSEPPAALRLTELDWTFVTTGLDDAVDAARERAEAASARSGTGLDVVLMGGAATVRSAFDAGLVDVLSLHLAPVVLGAGTPLFTGGTPRTLVQRNVTATPNATHLTYEVLR; encoded by the coding sequence ATGACGCGCATCATCGCTGACATCTCCGTCTCTCTGGACGGCTTCGTCACCGGGCCCGGCCCTGGCCCGGACAACGGCCTGGGCACCGGCGGCGAAGCCCTGCACACGTGGGCGTTCTCCGAGGACCCCGAGGACCGGCGGGTCCTCGGCGAGGCCACGGCGCGCTCGGGCGCCGTCGTCCTCGGCCGCCGCCTCTTCGACGTGGTCGACGGGGCGCGGGGCTGGGACGAGAAGACCGGCTACGGCGCCGGGGAGGCCGGCCGGCCCGCCTTCGTCGTGGTGACGAGCGAGCCGCCCGCCGCGCTACGGCTGACGGAGCTGGACTGGACGTTCGTCACCACCGGTCTGGACGACGCAGTCGACGCCGCGCGTGAGCGCGCCGAGGCCGCCTCGGCCAGGAGCGGCACCGGCCTGGACGTCGTCCTGATGGGCGGCGCGGCCACCGTCCGCTCGGCCTTCGACGCGGGCCTGGTCGACGTGCTGTCGCTGCACCTCGCACCGGTCGTACTGGGTGCCGGGACCCCGCTGTTCACCGGCGGCACCCCGCGCACACTGGTGCAACGGAACGTGACCGCGACGCCGAACGCGACCCACCTGACCTACGAGGTACTCCGGTGA
- a CDS encoding AzlC family ABC transporter permease: MAEQRTPTDPAGPPPGTPGPETTPAGSTASRAAGDRAVVRDALGVGLAVGLSGFAFGATAAGAGLTVAQACALSLLVFTGASQFALVGALAAGGNPFTAAAGAFFLGARNAFYGLRLSQLLALPRAGRPLAAHWVIDETSAVALAQRGRRHTRLGFFVTGATLYVLWNATTLLGALGAEAIGDTGAWGLDAAGPAVFLALLAPMVRTTRERVTAALAVLLGLGLLPVLPGGVPVLVAALAAPAVLWAEGRRRPRPDTAGEEPRTFEESPR, encoded by the coding sequence GTGGCTGAACAGAGGACCCCCACCGATCCCGCCGGGCCGCCGCCCGGCACCCCCGGACCCGAGACGACCCCGGCCGGGAGCACCGCCTCCCGCGCCGCCGGTGACCGCGCGGTGGTGCGGGACGCGCTGGGTGTGGGGCTCGCCGTCGGGCTCTCCGGCTTCGCCTTCGGCGCGACCGCGGCCGGGGCCGGGCTCACCGTGGCGCAGGCGTGCGCGCTGAGCCTGCTGGTGTTCACCGGCGCCTCCCAGTTCGCCCTGGTCGGCGCGCTGGCGGCGGGCGGCAACCCGTTCACCGCCGCCGCCGGGGCCTTCTTCCTCGGCGCCCGCAACGCCTTCTACGGCCTGCGCCTCTCCCAGCTCCTGGCCCTGCCACGCGCCGGGCGCCCCCTCGCCGCCCACTGGGTCATCGACGAGACCTCCGCCGTCGCCCTCGCCCAGCGGGGCCGCCGCCACACCCGCCTCGGCTTCTTCGTCACCGGCGCCACCCTCTACGTGCTCTGGAACGCCACCACGCTCCTGGGCGCCCTCGGCGCGGAGGCGATCGGCGACACCGGCGCCTGGGGCCTCGACGCGGCGGGCCCCGCCGTCTTCCTCGCCCTGCTCGCCCCCATGGTGCGTACCACCCGTGAACGCGTCACCGCCGCGCTCGCCGTCCTCCTCGGCCTCGGCCTGCTGCCGGTCCTGCCCGGCGGCGTCCCCGTCCTCGTCGCCGCGCTCGCCGCCCCCGCCGTGCTGTGGGCGGAAGGCCGCCGCCGGCCCCGCCCCGACACCGCGGGCGAAGAGCCCCGTACCTTTGAGGAGAGCCCCCGATGA